Below is a genomic region from Naumannella halotolerans.
GAGGCGGTACGCCGGCACAACTGCGGCGAATCGGTCAGCTCGCTGTTCAGCGACGAGCCCACCTACGGCTGACCGCCGAGCCCAGACATACAACAAGGCCCCTCCCGACCGGGAGGGGCCTTGTCGGCTCAGCTCACAAGTTCGTCGGCTGCGGTGTGACCGTGGCGTAGTCGACGTTGTTGCCGTCGACGATCGGCACGTCCAGGGTCACCTCACCGGCATGGGTGAAGACCAAGGTGGTGCGCACGGTCAGGCCGACCGGGATCTCGCCCGAGACCAGGTACGGATTGCCGACCGAGAGCTTGCTCAATTGCTTGGTGACCACCGGGGTGGGACCGCCCTCGAAGACCAGCGGGGTGCCGGTGGGGTTGTTGTCGGCGTCGACCAGCTCTCCGCTCACCGACACCAAGGTGTCCTCCCCGGTGGTGCTGAGTGCGCCCTCGAGGAAGCCGGTGGTGCCGTCCCGGGTGATCAGCATCAGGTTCAGCACCTTCACCGGGTCCTGCTCTCCGACCTCGGCGTTCACCCCGCCGCCGATCGTCGGGGGCAGCCGGGCGGGGTCCTGGGTGCAGGCGGCGAACCCCACGGAGCAGGCGATGGCGAGGGCAGCGGCGGCCGTCGCTTGGGCGATACGAGAAGGCGAGGAGGTCACGCGCGCAGCCTAGCGCAGGCATACCCCTGTCGTCGTGTCAACCCTGCCCCGGACCGGTGACAGGCCTCTGGCTAGCGCAAACGCCGGATGGGTGGAACGGCGCCATGCTAGAATCGAGGCCGGGAAAGGGGTACAAGAGAAGATGACTTTTAATGTCGGTGAGACGGTGGTCTATCCCAATCATGGGGCGGCCGTCATCGAAGATATCGAGACCCGCCAGATCAAGGGAGAAGACAGGCTGTACCTGGTCCTTCGCATCGTCGGCCAGTCCGACCTCGTGGTTCGGGTCCCGGCCTGCAACCTCGACCTCGTCGGAGTGCGTGACGTGGTCGACGCGGAGGGTCTGGAGCGCGTGTTCACCGTGCTGCGGGCCCCGCAGGTCGAGGAGCCGACCAACTGGTCGCGCCGGTACAAGGCCAACATGGAGAAGCTGCACTCGGGCAATGTGATGAAGGTGGCCGAGGTCGTCCGCGACCTGTGGCGCCGGGAGAAGGACCGCGGACTCTCCGCCGGCGAGAAGCAGATGCTCGCCAAGGCTCGCCGGATCCTCGTCTCCGAGCTCGCACTGGCCGAGAAGGTCGAGGAGGATCGCGCCGAGACCATGCTCGACGAGGTCCTGGCTTCCTGAAGCATTGAACACAACAATCCCGGCACCGGCCGTCGCCCTCGTGGTGGCGGCCGGTTCTGGTGTCCGGCTGGGCGCCGGGATGCCGAAGGCACTGGTCCGGCTCTCCGGCAGATCACTGGTCGCCCGGTCGCTGGACTCGCTGGCTGCCGGGGGAGTGGCCGAGGCGGTGGTGGTGGCGCCGGCCGGCCACCTGGTCGAGTTCGAGAAGGCGGTCACCGATTCACCCATCCCGGTACGGGTGGTGCCCGGCGGCGGAGAACGGCAGGACTCGGTGCAACTCGGATTGTCGGCCCTGGACAGCGTGGACGGGCCGGTGCTGGTCCACGACGCCGCCCGCCCGCTGGTACCGGCAAGGGTGGTCTCGGCGGTGATCGAGGCGGTACGTGGCGGCGCGGTCGCCGTCGTACCGGTGGTCGCGGTCACCGACTCCATCCGCCGACTCACCGACGAGGGCAGCGAGATGGTGGACCGCTCGACACTGCGGGCCGTGCAGACCCCGCAGGGATTCGATCCCGGCGTCCTCACCAGAGCCCATGAGCTGGTCCGCGAGCGCGGTCTGCTGGTCACCGACGATGCGGCCGCCTGCGAGGCCGCCGGTCATCCGGTGACCCTGGTCGCCGGTGCCGCCGAGTCGATGAAGATCACCACCCCGGCCGATCTGCGGTTCGCCGAGGCGTTGCTGGGTGACTGAGCCTCAGTCGGCGCGTTCGACCAGACAAGTGGCGATCGCGGCGATGCCCTCACCGCGGCCGGTCAGCCCCAGCCCGTCGGTGGTGGTGGCCGAGATCGACACCGGTACGCCCCCGAGCGCGGCACCCATCAGATCCTCGATCTCGGTCCGGTACGGGCCCAGCCTCGGCCGGTTGCCGATCACCTGGACGGCGACGTTCAGGATGCTGAAGCCGGCGTCGGTCGCCCGCCGGGCGGTCTCGGTCAGGAACTCCGCGCCGGCCGCACCTGCCCACCGGGGCTCCGAGGTGCCGTAGTTGCTGCCCAGGTCACCCAGGCCGCAGGCCGAGAGCACCGCATCACAGGCGGCATGGGCGGCGACGTCACCGTCGGAATGGC
It encodes:
- the ispF gene encoding 2-C-methyl-D-erythritol 2,4-cyclodiphosphate synthase, with the translated sequence MRSGIGTDVHRLVEGRPMIIGCLRFPDEPVGPEGHSDGDVAAHAACDAVLSACGLGDLGSNYGTSEPRWAGAAGAEFLTETARRATDAGFSILNVAVQVIGNRPRLGPYRTEIEDLMGAALGGVPVSISATTTDGLGLTGRGEGIAAIATCLVERAD
- a CDS encoding CarD family transcriptional regulator, with translation MTFNVGETVVYPNHGAAVIEDIETRQIKGEDRLYLVLRIVGQSDLVVRVPACNLDLVGVRDVVDAEGLERVFTVLRAPQVEEPTNWSRRYKANMEKLHSGNVMKVAEVVRDLWRREKDRGLSAGEKQMLAKARRILVSELALAEKVEEDRAETMLDEVLAS
- the ispD gene encoding 2-C-methyl-D-erythritol 4-phosphate cytidylyltransferase — protein: MNTTIPAPAVALVVAAGSGVRLGAGMPKALVRLSGRSLVARSLDSLAAGGVAEAVVVAPAGHLVEFEKAVTDSPIPVRVVPGGGERQDSVQLGLSALDSVDGPVLVHDAARPLVPARVVSAVIEAVRGGAVAVVPVVAVTDSIRRLTDEGSEMVDRSTLRAVQTPQGFDPGVLTRAHELVRERGLLVTDDAAACEAAGHPVTLVAGAAESMKITTPADLRFAEALLGD